One genomic window of Psychrobacillus sp. INOP01 includes the following:
- a CDS encoding glycoside hydrolase family 65 protein, with translation MTWKLTKSEIDNQSLLLDESLLSIGNGYLGVRGNFEEGYKSAYSSIRGTYINAFHDETEISYGEKLHAFPDIQQKILNVIDAQTINIYLDDEQFSLFDGEIVQLERNLHMDAGYAERIVHWKSAKGKEVKIHFKRLISLVTKELFAIEVKIVPISNIQLVKIVSIVDGNVSNFVDKNDPRVASGHATRLHVAEIRKEENYSIVKNITYATKLEVACVSSSMIDKNEYEYSSKLTESSVEETYLCNGNEPIQFTKYNVYTDTLRHGDAIIDEALAIQQQLKGTSFEGLLLKQKEYLNKFWSTADVKINGDASLQEGIRFNLYQLLQSVGKDPVSNIAAKGLSGEGYEGHYFWDTEIYIFPVFLMTNPEIAKNLLIQRYSILDSARERAKEMGHKKGALFPWRTITGPESSAFFPAGTAQYHISADIAYSYIQYYLVTVDEAFLRDYMAEILFETARLWIDVGHMKNRLFRIDSVTGPDEYTCIVNNNYYTNVMAKHNLLWAVKAYNLLKVKNSDLLNQLSDKLNLSELEVSEWTDAGEKMYLPYDEKHKINAQDDSFLQKDRWDLENTPKDKFPLLLNYHPLTLYRYQVCKQADTVLAHFLLEDEQDFETMNNSYNYYEQITTHDSSLSSCIFSVMASKLGDKEKAYEYFRKTARLDLENTHGNTKDGLHMANMGGTWLAIVYGFAGLRVKESGLSLTPSLPEHWDSLEFNLQYQNRTLTIKMERSTVTYSLIEGDSISISHKGEIIDLEIGENMKLAV, from the coding sequence ATGACCTGGAAACTAACTAAATCAGAAATAGATAACCAAAGTCTTCTGCTAGATGAAAGTCTTTTGTCCATAGGGAATGGTTATCTAGGTGTTAGAGGAAATTTTGAAGAGGGATATAAAAGTGCATATAGCTCTATTCGAGGTACATATATTAATGCTTTTCATGATGAAACGGAGATTAGCTATGGTGAGAAACTCCATGCATTTCCAGATATACAGCAGAAAATCTTAAATGTCATTGATGCACAAACGATAAATATTTATTTGGATGATGAGCAATTTTCGTTATTTGATGGGGAAATAGTACAATTAGAACGAAATTTGCATATGGATGCGGGTTATGCCGAGCGAATTGTACATTGGAAATCTGCTAAAGGCAAGGAAGTCAAAATTCATTTTAAAAGACTTATTTCGTTAGTTACGAAAGAATTATTTGCGATAGAAGTCAAAATAGTGCCAATAAGCAATATTCAACTAGTTAAAATTGTTTCTATAGTCGATGGTAACGTCTCCAACTTTGTAGATAAAAACGATCCTAGAGTTGCTTCTGGCCACGCTACAAGACTTCATGTAGCAGAAATTCGAAAGGAAGAAAATTATAGTATTGTGAAAAATATTACGTATGCAACAAAGCTAGAAGTTGCTTGTGTTTCCTCTTCTATGATTGATAAAAATGAATACGAGTATTCGAGTAAATTAACAGAAAGTAGTGTCGAAGAGACCTATTTATGTAACGGAAATGAGCCTATTCAATTTACAAAATATAATGTGTATACAGACACATTAAGACATGGGGATGCTATTATTGATGAAGCGCTGGCTATTCAACAACAGTTAAAAGGGACATCTTTTGAAGGTCTTTTATTAAAACAAAAAGAGTACTTAAATAAGTTTTGGAGTACAGCTGATGTGAAAATCAATGGAGATGCTTCCCTTCAGGAGGGAATTCGTTTTAACCTTTATCAACTTTTACAATCAGTTGGAAAAGACCCGGTAAGTAATATTGCTGCAAAAGGTTTATCAGGAGAGGGATATGAGGGACATTATTTTTGGGATACTGAAATTTATATATTCCCAGTCTTCTTAATGACGAATCCGGAAATTGCCAAAAATTTATTAATACAAAGATATTCTATTTTGGATAGTGCTAGAGAAAGAGCGAAGGAAATGGGACATAAAAAAGGCGCGTTATTTCCGTGGAGAACCATCACGGGACCTGAAAGTTCTGCATTCTTCCCAGCAGGTACAGCACAGTATCATATAAGTGCAGATATAGCCTATAGTTATATTCAGTATTATTTAGTAACAGTGGATGAAGCATTTTTAAGAGATTATATGGCGGAAATTCTTTTTGAAACTGCTCGTCTATGGATTGATGTAGGGCATATGAAAAATAGACTTTTTAGAATTGATAGTGTAACGGGACCTGACGAATATACATGTATTGTAAATAATAATTACTACACAAATGTCATGGCAAAACATAATTTGCTATGGGCTGTTAAGGCATATAATCTTTTGAAGGTAAAGAATAGCGATTTACTGAACCAATTAAGCGATAAATTAAATTTATCTGAACTAGAAGTAAGTGAATGGACAGACGCTGGCGAGAAAATGTACCTTCCATACGATGAAAAGCACAAAATCAATGCACAGGATGATAGTTTTTTACAAAAGGATCGTTGGGATTTAGAAAATACGCCAAAAGATAAATTCCCACTTTTACTGAATTATCATCCATTAACCCTTTATAGATATCAAGTATGCAAACAAGCTGATACAGTACTTGCTCATTTTTTATTGGAAGATGAACAGGATTTTGAAACGATGAATAATTCGTATAATTACTATGAACAAATTACAACTCATGATTCTTCCCTGTCTTCTTGTATATTTAGTGTGATGGCTTCCAAATTAGGTGATAAAGAGAAAGCTTATGAATATTTTAGAAAAACAGCGCGATTAGATTTGGAAAATACACATGGCAATACAAAGGACGGGCTTCATATGGCGAATATGGGGGGGACTTGGCTTGCAATTGTTTATGGTTTTGCTGGCTTAAGAGTGAAAGAGAGCGGTCTTTCATTGACACCTTCTCTTCCTGAACATTGGGATTCACTTGAGTTTAACTTGCAATATCAAAATAGAACATTAACTATCAAAATGGAAAGAAGTACAGTAACCTATTCGCTAATAGAAGGAGATAGTATATCCATTTCACATAAGGGAGAGATTATTGACCTTGAAATAGGTGAAAATATGAAGTTGGCGGTATAA
- the pgmB gene encoding beta-phosphoglucomutase, with translation MTQYPKAFIYDLDGVITDTAEFHYLAWKKLAEELGISFDRQFNERLKGISRMESLELILQLNPSLLKMSNEEKVRLASKKNEFYLELAESINEENVLPGIEDLLKNNKEQNIKIALGSASENAKNVVEKLGLISYFDYIVDASKVSKGKPDPETFTTAADYLGIPYEECIGIEDAAAGIEAINKANMFSVGVGSLEHLSQADYLVEDTSKLDFKEIMNKYSEKNS, from the coding sequence ATGACTCAGTACCCAAAAGCCTTTATATATGATTTGGACGGTGTTATTACGGATACAGCAGAATTTCACTATTTAGCATGGAAAAAACTTGCAGAGGAGCTTGGTATCTCATTTGATAGACAATTTAATGAGCGACTAAAAGGAATTAGCCGCATGGAGTCTCTTGAGCTAATTCTACAATTGAATCCTTCTTTGTTAAAGATGAGTAATGAGGAAAAAGTAAGATTAGCCAGTAAAAAAAATGAATTCTATTTAGAATTAGCAGAATCAATAAATGAAGAAAACGTTTTACCAGGAATTGAAGATTTACTAAAAAACAATAAAGAACAAAATATTAAAATTGCTCTTGGTTCAGCAAGTGAAAATGCAAAAAATGTAGTAGAAAAACTAGGACTCATTAGTTACTTTGATTATATTGTAGATGCATCGAAGGTTTCTAAGGGAAAGCCTGATCCTGAAACGTTCACAACTGCAGCTGATTACTTAGGTATCCCATATGAGGAGTGCATTGGAATTGAAGATGCAGCAGCTGGCATAGAAGCCATTAACAAAGCGAATATGTTCTCGGTTGGTGTTGGTTCACTAGAACATTTATCTCAGGCAGACTACTTAGTTGAAGATACTTCTAAGTTAGATTTTAAAGAAATAATGAATAAATACAGCGAAAAAAATAGCTGA
- a CDS encoding LacI family DNA-binding transcriptional regulator, which yields MTTIKDVAKEAGVSVSIVSKAFNNYTDVNEKTRQRIFEIANQMGYTPNIVAKNLSSKKQMTIGLISSGVLNNSEKDNNAFNIFKGVYTAVSSSQFELSIYLIDSQRQKKKSYAQYCRERNIGGALLQGIRIDDPYYMELIDTNIPCVVLDIIPETNNGLVGSVSIDNVKASKEIALYLIERNHRDIAVVAGRKKTYVNSERIKGVTEAFKDNDIELNTEEIMYADFSEQVAYELAKEYLKTKRPTAFLCFSDLMAFGVMKAVKEIGLNIPGDISITGFDNLVFSSYTDPQLTTIGQDFFEIGKVAAQLLQDLMENKLDQKHVNVEHRLIERGSVKTI from the coding sequence GTGACTACTATAAAAGATGTTGCAAAAGAAGCTGGAGTTTCAGTAAGTATTGTTTCAAAAGCCTTTAATAATTATACGGACGTTAATGAAAAAACAAGACAAAGAATTTTCGAGATTGCCAACCAGATGGGCTATACGCCAAATATAGTAGCGAAAAACTTATCATCCAAAAAGCAAATGACTATTGGATTGATTTCATCTGGTGTTCTTAACAATAGTGAAAAAGATAATAATGCATTTAATATATTCAAAGGAGTATATACAGCCGTGTCGTCTAGTCAGTTTGAATTGTCCATCTACTTAATAGATTCACAGCGTCAGAAGAAAAAGAGCTATGCTCAGTATTGTCGAGAACGAAATATTGGCGGTGCACTCTTACAGGGAATACGTATTGACGATCCATACTATATGGAGTTAATTGATACAAATATACCTTGTGTTGTTCTCGATATTATTCCTGAAACGAATAATGGGCTAGTTGGAAGTGTTTCAATTGATAACGTAAAAGCTAGCAAAGAAATTGCCTTGTATTTAATTGAACGAAATCATCGAGATATTGCTGTGGTGGCAGGAAGAAAAAAAACTTATGTAAATTCAGAGCGGATTAAAGGAGTTACAGAAGCTTTTAAGGATAATGACATAGAGCTAAATACTGAGGAGATTATGTATGCTGATTTTTCGGAGCAAGTAGCATATGAATTAGCAAAAGAATATTTGAAAACAAAGCGTCCTACTGCTTTTCTTTGTTTTAGCGATCTAATGGCATTTGGAGTCATGAAGGCAGTAAAGGAAATTGGTTTGAATATTCCAGGGGATATATCTATTACTGGATTTGACAATTTAGTATTTAGTAGTTATACAGATCCACAACTCACAACAATAGGTCAAGATTTTTTTGAAATCGGGAAAGTAGCAGCGCAATTACTGCAAGACTTAATGGAAAATAAACTGGATCAGAAGCATGTAAATGTGGAACATCGATTAATAGAACGGGGAAGTGTCAAGACAATTTAG